TATTCCATGAAGAGACTGGGTGCGGGCTGAAAAAGCAGACTTGAACCCCTTGCCCCTCGGTGAACGGCTTGGCCGGGTGAAGCAGTAAATCACCTGGTGGGCTTTTTATGCACCAACACAAAGAGGCCTTACAGCCACTTCAATTTCCGACCATGTACTTTCCCTGGCTACTTTCAGATCATAAGCCTGCTGAAGGTTCATCCAGAACTCTGCCGAGGTTCCAAAGTACCTGCTCAGGCGCAGGGCCGTGTCAGGGGTTATTCTTCTTCTCTCATTTAAGATTTCTGTAATTATGTTGGTGGGAACACTGAGACTCTTGGCAAAAGCACTGGCTGAAATATTCAAGCCGTCAAGTTCTTCTCGCAGTATTTCTCCGGGGTGTACCGGAGGCATTTTGTTAGCCATTTTAAGCCTCCTTAATGATAGTCTTCTATCCCTACTTCCTGGGGGTTATCCTGATACCATTTAAAAGTAACCCGCCATTGCATATTTACACTGATACTGTACTCACCTTTCCTGCTTCCCTTCAAAGCTTCAAAGCGGTTTGAGGGTAATTCCTTCAAGTCATTCAGACAGGAAGCGCTGTCCAGGATCTGCAGCCTGCGGATCGCCTGCCTTTGAAACCCGCTGAACTCTCTTACGAACGTTCCTGAGTAGAGTTTTTCTGTATTTTTATCTTTGAATGACTTGATCATTTCCTGCTATATAAATTCTGTTAGCCGTTACGTCAAACATAAAACAGAAAGAAAAGTCAGATTCTTTAAGTTATGCTTAGCAGACTTGGCGGGGTTCATCTAAAGATATCCTGACCTTACTCCCTGTAGCCTCTGCGTATCTGTGCAGGCTCCTTAACCCATGTTTCCGCAAATTTGCCAAAATCAGCTTAAAATCAATGAATTTTACGTTTTTTCATCTGCTAACATACTGAAATCATTGGATTTATATTTTAAAATGGCCAATGTAGTGCCCATATTTTAAAATTAGTGCTTGCAATCGGATTGTTTTTGGGTATCCTTGGCCCTCATGTTTATCCGAGCTAAAGAAAAAAAGAACAAGACTTCTGGAAAATCCTATTATACCTATGAATTGGTTGAATCCAGGCGCACAGACAAAGGACCCAGGCAGGTTACACTCCTAAACCTCAATCCCTTTGATCTTGAAAGGAAGTACTGGAAATTATTAGCAAAAAGAATAAAGCAAATTCTGTGTGGCCAGCAGCGCCTTGTACCCTTGGAAGATCGGCTTGAAGCTCTGGCTCGTCACTATGCCATGTTGCTCGTCAAACAGCAAAAGTCCCATCAGATCAACACCAATACACCTGATTACCTAAGTGTTGACGTCCATGGCCTGGATTCCGGCGAATCAAGGTCTATAGGGCAAGAGTACGTTGGGATGCAGACCATGAAAGAACTGGGCTTCTTTGATATATTCAAACAGCTTGAATTCAATCAGATATCTGTGGACCTGGCCTCTTTGCTTATTGTCGGACGCCTTATCCATCCCAGCAGTGAGAGGGAGCTCAAGCGCTACATCCAACAGACAAGCGGATTCAATGATCTGGTCAAAACAGATATCTCCAGACTGCCCAACAATGCCTTGTATGAAACATCAGATCTGCTTTTTGAGCATAAAGAAGAGATAGAGCAGTTTTTAAGACAGCATGCCAAAGCAAGGTTCAGGCTTGGTGAATCCATCATTCTTTATGACCTGACCAACACATACTTTGAGGGTGATGCCACTTATTGCGATAAGGCCAGGCATGGTCACTCCAAGGAAAAACGTAACGACCGGCCTCTGGTCACCTTGGGGGTGGTCCTGGATGAACAGGGTTTTCTCAAAGCCAGCCAGGTATTTGAGGGTAACGTTACCGAATCCAAAACCCTGATGGACATGGTCAGCAAAGTGCATGCCCGGGCCAAAGATCAGCAGCCCACTCTGCTTGTCCAAAAGCCCACCGTAGTTATTGATGCCGGCATCTCCACTGAGGAGAATCTGAGCGCCCTCAAAGACAATGGGTTTGAATATATTGTCGTGTCCCGTTCAAAGCCTAAAGATGTTCCTGAAGATCTACAGCTTGTGGAGATCAAGGATGGAATAAAAGTCAAGAGCTTTGAACAGGATGGAGAAATGATTCTGCATTGTCAAAGCGACGGCAAGGCCGTCAAAGAAAACGCCATAGTCACCAGGGCCAGGGAAAGAGTGGAAAAGGAACTCGCCTATTTGCAACAAGGCCTGACTATAAAACGGCGCCTCAAAAACTATGATAAAATCCAGCAGCGCATCGGCCGGATCAGGCAAAAAAACAGTCGTGTTTCCGCCGGCTTTGAGATAAATGTGGTGCGCAAAGGCAATAATGCCGTGGACATCACCTGGAACTTCGACCACCAAAAGCTCAGCAAAGCCTATGATGGAAGTTATTTTCTGCGGACCAGCCGTACTGATCTGAGCGACTCGCAAATATGGTCTCTCTACGTCATGCTGACTACTGTAGAAGACGCTTTCCGCTGTTTAAAGGATGAACTTGGTCTGCGTCCAAATTACCATAGAAAGCCTGAGCGCATTGAAGGCCATATCTTTATTACTGTCCTGGCCTATCATTTATTGCAGTATATTCGATATAAGTTGACCAAGGCTGGTCTTTCCCATCGTTGGAAAACCATCTGCTCCTGGCTGGAAACTCATAGGATCCAGACTACAAGTCTACCCAGAGAGCAAGGGGGAGTTATCCATATCCGTCATTGTACAACTGCGACAATAGAACAGCAGCAGGTGTACTCCGCCCTGGAAATAAATAACATGCCGGTCAAGCCGAGGAAGACAGTGATCCAACAAAAGTAGTGCCCAGAAAAACAGTTGAAATTAGCCTAAAGCCCCGAAATTACACACAAAAACGTCAAACGCCGCGGAAAGTTGGGTTAAGCTGGACATACAAGCCTGGCCACTACCGACTGTGTGGTTCCCATCTTCTCAGCAATCTGCTGCTAGGTCAGCCCTGCTCTTATCCTGGCTTTTATCAATTCCTCAGCGAACTGAAACTCATCTTCCATATCCGTGTAGGCTTTGGCATACTCGGGGTCACTATTCATCATTTCTTTGTGTTTTTGATCTAAAGCTTTAGCCATTCGCTTCCCTTCCCAGCTCTGAAAAGTTACTAATCTTCACTGTTCCTTCCGGAAAGCTGGCTTTAACTTCAAGCTCTCCTCCCATTGCTTCTATGTGGCTGCGCAGAGTGGAAATGTACATATCTGTACGTTTTTCCAGCTTGGCTATGGCCGGTTGCTGGACATGGAGTACTTCCGCCAGCATCTGCTGGGATAACCCCCGGGCTTTTCTAAGCTCATTTAGGGGCATTTCCTCAAGCATGGACAGGGCTTTCTGTTCAGCCTTATCTCTTGCTTCCTGGGACATATTCGCTCTAAGCCTGGAAAATTTATTAGCCATCCCTGATTTCCTCCAAATGTTCGTCATATAAACGGTCCGCTAATGGGATATTAACTTCATACCACCTGTCATCCCCGGTCTTGTCTCCTCCGATCAGGAGTATAGCTGTTCTTCTGGGGTCAAATGCGTATAGTGTTCTCAGTGGTCTGCCCTGATGCTGGGTTCTTAATTCCCTCATATGGTTATGCCTGGAGTTACTTATTTTGCTGCTATGAGGATAACCAAGAGTTGGACCGCACTTTTCAAGCAGCCTGACTGACGCATCAACTGAAATCTGCTCTTCTTCAGATAATTTATCCCACCAGGCTCCGAACTCGTCTGTGTACTCAACTTCCCATACCATGAATTGTATATAACTCTTGGCTTACATTCCGTCAATGGAATAATATATGCCTGATTAATAAACTAAAAAAGCTATTTCCAATTTAACCCCTCTCTCGTCCATTTTTAGCGCTTTTACCCTCCTTCCCATACCTGTGGTCGTTTTTTGTCCTGCAAGCCCAAAATATGGACGTACACGGCCTGTTTTTCAAAAACTGCCCTGTCTCTCGTTATAAGATCTAAAGGAAAACTTATAACCAGAAAGGAGCAGTGTTATGCCCAAAGTATTTTTGAAACAGAGTTTTGTAGACAACCCGCCGATACCCGCCGACGAACCCAAAGTACAGTATTTTGATGCGAAGGTAGCCGGGTTTATCCTGGAAGTATCCAAGACAGGCCGGGCTACCTATTACCTGCGCTACAGGGATAAGTCCAGCAGGATAAGACA
The sequence above is drawn from the Desulfonatronovibrio magnus genome and encodes:
- a CDS encoding IS1634 family transposase yields the protein MFIRAKEKKNKTSGKSYYTYELVESRRTDKGPRQVTLLNLNPFDLERKYWKLLAKRIKQILCGQQRLVPLEDRLEALARHYAMLLVKQQKSHQINTNTPDYLSVDVHGLDSGESRSIGQEYVGMQTMKELGFFDIFKQLEFNQISVDLASLLIVGRLIHPSSERELKRYIQQTSGFNDLVKTDISRLPNNALYETSDLLFEHKEEIEQFLRQHAKARFRLGESIILYDLTNTYFEGDATYCDKARHGHSKEKRNDRPLVTLGVVLDEQGFLKASQVFEGNVTESKTLMDMVSKVHARAKDQQPTLLVQKPTVVIDAGISTEENLSALKDNGFEYIVVSRSKPKDVPEDLQLVEIKDGIKVKSFEQDGEMILHCQSDGKAVKENAIVTRARERVEKELAYLQQGLTIKRRLKNYDKIQQRIGRIRQKNSRVSAGFEINVVRKGNNAVDITWNFDHQKLSKAYDGSYFLRTSRTDLSDSQIWSLYVMLTTVEDAFRCLKDELGLRPNYHRKPERIEGHIFITVLAYHLLQYIRYKLTKAGLSHRWKTICSWLETHRIQTTSLPREQGGVIHIRHCTTATIEQQQVYSALEINNMPVKPRKTVIQQK
- a CDS encoding type II toxin-antitoxin system RelE/ParE family toxin, which produces MIKSFKDKNTEKLYSGTFVREFSGFQRQAIRRLQILDSASCLNDLKELPSNRFEALKGSRKGEYSISVNMQWRVTFKWYQDNPQEVGIEDYH
- a CDS encoding type II toxin-antitoxin system RelE/ParE family toxin; translated protein: MVWEVEYTDEFGAWWDKLSEEEQISVDASVRLLEKCGPTLGYPHSSKISNSRHNHMRELRTQHQGRPLRTLYAFDPRRTAILLIGGDKTGDDRWYEVNIPLADRLYDEHLEEIRDG
- a CDS encoding HigA family addiction module antitoxin encodes the protein MANKMPPVHPGEILREELDGLNISASAFAKSLSVPTNIITEILNERRRITPDTALRLSRYFGTSAEFWMNLQQAYDLKVARESTWSEIEVAVRPLCVGA
- a CDS encoding XRE family transcriptional regulator, giving the protein MANKFSRLRANMSQEARDKAEQKALSMLEEMPLNELRKARGLSQQMLAEVLHVQQPAIAKLEKRTDMYISTLRSHIEAMGGELEVKASFPEGTVKISNFSELGREANG
- a CDS encoding Arm DNA-binding domain-containing protein: MPKVFLKQSFVDNPPIPADEPKVQYFDAKVAGFILEVSKTGRATYYLRYRDKSSRIRQFRIGPADSMTVEQARERAKGMKKESGDIMLPV